A region of Elusimicrobiota bacterium DNA encodes the following proteins:
- the lpxB gene encoding lipid-A-disaccharide synthase, protein MPRILFVAGDPSGDQHAARVAAEAKSRGAEILAAGGPALQKIADRWLGDLVSQSVMGFLEPIKKVPFFLNFLNRVLRPALAEFKPDVVVPTDFYGFNRHVARAAKAAGSRVCYFVSPQVWASRPGRIQALKQCVDRMLVIFPFEEPLYREAGVPVTFVGHPLLDVLPAAEGEAPMRVEPVVGLLPGSRPGEVRRLLPVFLKAAELLPSSSRFVLFAAPTLANGFYDGFLNVPRRRPFLLEMVRDENYGWRRGVDVALACSGTATLENALLGLPTVVAYKTSGLTYALARLLVRVKNIAMPNILAGKTLMPEFIQSQATPEKLAGALRALLSNPPERRAVRKQLLALREKLGGPGAAVRAAEAILKEAA, encoded by the coding sequence ATGCCGCGAATCCTGTTCGTCGCGGGAGACCCCTCGGGAGATCAGCACGCGGCTCGGGTGGCGGCGGAAGCCAAATCCCGCGGAGCGGAAATTCTCGCCGCCGGCGGACCGGCCCTCCAAAAAATCGCCGACCGTTGGCTGGGGGACCTGGTGTCCCAAAGCGTCATGGGCTTTTTGGAGCCGATCAAAAAGGTCCCGTTTTTTCTGAATTTTTTGAACCGGGTCCTCCGCCCCGCTCTGGCGGAATTCAAACCCGACGTCGTCGTCCCGACGGACTTCTATGGGTTCAACCGGCATGTGGCCCGCGCGGCCAAAGCGGCGGGGAGCCGGGTCTGTTATTTCGTGAGCCCCCAGGTCTGGGCCAGCCGTCCAGGGCGGATACAGGCCTTGAAACAATGCGTGGACCGCATGCTGGTGATCTTCCCTTTCGAGGAACCCCTGTACCGCGAGGCGGGCGTTCCGGTGACCTTCGTGGGGCATCCCCTGCTGGACGTTTTGCCGGCGGCGGAGGGGGAGGCTCCGATGCGGGTCGAACCCGTGGTGGGTCTCCTGCCGGGGAGCCGTCCCGGCGAGGTTCGGCGGCTTCTTCCGGTTTTTTTAAAGGCGGCGGAACTCCTTCCTTCGTCTTCGCGCTTTGTTCTTTTCGCCGCACCGACCCTGGCGAACGGGTTCTACGATGGGTTCCTCAATGTTCCCCGGCGGCGCCCTTTTCTTTTGGAAATGGTTCGGGACGAAAACTACGGTTGGCGGCGGGGGGTGGATGTGGCGCTGGCTTGTTCCGGCACGGCCACCCTAGAGAACGCGCTATTGGGCCTTCCCACCGTGGTGGCCTATAAAACCAGCGGGCTAACCTACGCGTTAGCTCGGCTCCTGGTCCGGGTCAAGAACATCGCCATGCCGAACATTTTGGCCGGGAAAACGCTCATGCCCGAATTCATTCAATCCCAAGCGACGCCGGAAAAACTGGCGGGGGCCCTTCGGGCCCTTTTGTCGAACCCCCCGGAGCGTCGGGCGGTGCGAAAACAGCTCTTGGCGCTTCGAGAGAAACTTGGCGGACCCGGCGCGGCGGTTCGCGCGGCCGAGGCCATTTTGAAGGAGGCGGCGTGA
- a CDS encoding Gfo/Idh/MocA family oxidoreductase — MRLFGKAPVVQEPSVPESERVPIGVVGVGQMGRHHARILSTLGPARLVGIADLNLEKARELGKAHGAPAFRTADEFPPETRAVVIAAPTPAHHALARSFLERGWHCFVEKPLTERVEEAEDIISLAREKNLVLQVGHIERFNPAVVEMARQAKDPLFIEASRLGPYDPRVANVSVVLDLMIHDLDIVLALAQDKVVRLDAVGGRVLSNQEDIVKATLFFSRGCRADISASRVSLKKFRKIRVFQKDAYMSLDYSERSLKIYRKKHDPIRSLLDVAIQRPRLEKKDPLETELRHFLQCVRDGKPPLVGGTHGRDALELALEIRKSMSLHSL; from the coding sequence GTGAGGCTTTTCGGCAAGGCCCCGGTGGTTCAAGAACCGTCCGTCCCTGAATCGGAACGGGTGCCCATAGGTGTTGTCGGCGTGGGGCAGATGGGCCGCCACCACGCGCGCATTTTGTCCACTCTCGGGCCCGCTCGCCTGGTGGGAATCGCCGATTTGAATTTAGAGAAAGCCCGCGAACTGGGGAAAGCCCACGGGGCCCCGGCTTTCCGCACCGCCGACGAATTTCCACCGGAGACCCGGGCGGTGGTGATCGCCGCGCCTACCCCCGCGCACCACGCCTTGGCCCGGTCTTTTTTGGAGCGGGGCTGGCACTGTTTTGTGGAAAAGCCGCTCACCGAGCGGGTGGAAGAGGCCGAAGACATTATATCCCTCGCACGAGAGAAAAATTTGGTCCTTCAGGTGGGCCACATCGAACGGTTCAACCCCGCCGTGGTGGAAATGGCGAGGCAGGCCAAGGATCCCCTTTTCATCGAAGCCTCGCGGCTCGGGCCCTACGATCCGCGGGTGGCCAACGTGAGCGTTGTGTTGGACCTCATGATCCACGACCTGGACATCGTTTTGGCGCTGGCCCAGGACAAGGTGGTCCGCTTGGACGCGGTGGGCGGGCGGGTTCTGTCCAACCAGGAAGACATCGTGAAGGCCACGCTGTTCTTTTCGAGGGGTTGCCGGGCGGATATTTCGGCCAGCCGGGTCAGTTTGAAAAAGTTCCGGAAGATCCGCGTTTTTCAAAAAGACGCCTACATGTCCCTGGATTACTCGGAACGGAGTTTGAAAATTTACCGGAAAAAGCACGACCCGATTCGGAGTTTGTTGGACGTGGCGATACAGCGGCCGCGGCTGGAAAAAAAGGATCCACTCGAAACCGAGCTTCGTCATTTCCTCCAATGCGTTCGGGACGGGAAGCCGCCGCTGGTGGGGGGGACCCATGGGCGGGACGCCCTGGAGCTGGCGTTGGAGATCCGAAAATCCATGAGTCTTCATTCCCTCTGA
- the lpxI gene encoding UDP-2,3-diacylglucosamine diphosphatase LpxI (LpxI, functionally equivalent to LpxH, replaces it in LPS biosynthesis in a minority of bacteria.), producing the protein MKPLGLVAGNGQFPLLLAQEARRQGRSVVAAAIEGETDPALAGLVDSLHWMKLGQIKRTIEILKEAGAEEAVMAGQVKHVSIFDLRHLDATAVKILALLPNKKTDTILGAVAEEFAKHGIRFLPSTTYLADRLAPEGPMTSVRPTGEQKRDMEFGFATAKAIAGLDLGQTVCVKDRAVLAVEAMEGTDACIRRAGAFAPGFTAAKVAKPRQDIRFDVPVIGQGTLESLIAARAAVLVVEAGKTLLFDREAFLKGAQEAGLVVMGIKEKK; encoded by the coding sequence ATGAAACCCCTTGGGCTCGTGGCCGGCAACGGGCAATTCCCGCTGTTGTTGGCCCAGGAAGCCCGTCGGCAGGGCCGGTCCGTGGTGGCGGCGGCCATCGAGGGGGAAACCGACCCGGCGTTGGCGGGTCTCGTGGACTCTCTTCATTGGATGAAGTTGGGGCAGATTAAACGCACCATCGAGATTTTGAAAGAGGCCGGGGCCGAGGAAGCCGTCATGGCCGGACAGGTGAAGCACGTGAGCATCTTCGACCTCCGGCATTTGGACGCCACGGCGGTTAAGATTTTGGCCCTGCTTCCCAATAAAAAGACCGATACGATTTTAGGCGCCGTGGCGGAAGAGTTCGCCAAACACGGCATCCGCTTTTTGCCCTCCACGACTTATCTCGCCGACCGGCTGGCCCCCGAGGGGCCCATGACCTCGGTTCGGCCCACCGGGGAACAAAAACGCGACATGGAGTTCGGGTTTGCCACCGCCAAGGCCATCGCGGGTTTGGACCTGGGGCAGACCGTGTGCGTGAAGGACCGGGCCGTCTTGGCCGTGGAAGCCATGGAGGGGACGGACGCCTGTATCCGACGGGCGGGGGCCTTCGCCCCGGGGTTCACCGCGGCCAAGGTGGCCAAACCCCGTCAGGACATCCGCTTCGATGTCCCCGTCATCGGGCAGGGCACGTTGGAATCCCTCATCGCGGCCCGGGCGGCCGTGCTGGTGGTGGAGGCGGGGAAAACCCTGTTGTTCGATCGAGAGGCGTTTTTAAAGGGCGCCCAGGAGGCCGGACTGGTGGTGATGGGAATAAAGGAAAAAAAGTGA
- the lpxA gene encoding acyl-ACP--UDP-N-acetylglucosamine O-acyltransferase produces the protein MSSAETRVHPTAIVHPTAKLGAGVEIGPFAVIGPEVELGDRCWVGPHGVVEYATVGEACRFHPHAFVGTEPQDLKFKGEKTRVEIGARTTVRECVTIHRGTSATGITKVGSNCLIMAYCHVAHDCVLSDGIIMANLATLAGHVEVGPGAFFGGLSAVHQFVRIGAGAMIGGASMVVNDVAPFCTTHGNRAKIVGLNLVGLRRRGLSRETLSALKAAYRTLFASGLSLAEAVAKIDQGPRFPEVDTFVAFLRNTGARGLCRPAAKSAGESDESPA, from the coding sequence ATGTCTTCGGCGGAAACGCGGGTCCATCCCACGGCCATCGTCCACCCGACGGCCAAACTCGGCGCGGGGGTCGAGATCGGGCCCTTCGCCGTGATCGGGCCCGAGGTGGAGTTGGGGGACCGTTGTTGGGTCGGGCCCCATGGCGTCGTGGAATACGCCACGGTGGGGGAGGCTTGCCGGTTCCATCCTCACGCTTTTGTTGGCACCGAACCCCAGGACCTGAAATTTAAGGGGGAAAAAACCCGGGTGGAGATCGGCGCCCGGACCACGGTCCGGGAATGCGTCACCATTCATCGGGGCACCTCGGCCACGGGGATCACCAAGGTGGGTTCGAATTGCTTGATCATGGCCTATTGCCATGTGGCACATGACTGCGTTTTATCGGACGGGATCATCATGGCCAACCTGGCGACCCTGGCCGGGCATGTGGAGGTCGGGCCGGGCGCTTTTTTTGGCGGCCTATCGGCGGTCCACCAGTTTGTTCGGATCGGCGCCGGCGCCATGATCGGCGGGGCTTCCATGGTGGTCAATGACGTGGCCCCCTTCTGCACCACCCACGGGAACCGCGCGAAGATCGTGGGGTTGAACCTGGTGGGCCTTCGCCGTCGGGGTCTTTCCCGCGAAACTCTAAGCGCCCTCAAAGCGGCGTACCGGACGCTCTTCGCCTCGGGGCTCTCCCTGGCGGAGGCCGTGGCGAAGATCGACCAGGGGCCGCGTTTTCCAGAGGTGGACACCTTCGTGGCATTCCTCCGGAACACCGGGGCCCGGGGGCTCTGCCGCCCGGCGGCGAAATCCGCCGGCGAGTCGGACGAGAGTCCCGCTTAA
- the fabZ gene encoding 3-hydroxyacyl-ACP dehydratase FabZ translates to MDSATPRTLNTVDILNAIPHRYPILMVDKAVIVEADKKITGFKSVSGNEPFFQGHFPGRPIMPGVLIVEAMAQTACVLFLEKPENKSKLAFFMGIDKVKFRKPVVPGDQLELKVEILRPGRVGKAKGEAFVAGELVTEAEFMFAIVDKEAKP, encoded by the coding sequence ATGGACAGCGCCACGCCCCGCACGTTAAACACCGTCGACATACTGAACGCCATCCCCCACCGTTACCCGATCTTGATGGTGGACAAGGCCGTCATTGTGGAGGCGGACAAAAAGATCACGGGGTTTAAGTCCGTCTCCGGCAACGAGCCGTTTTTTCAGGGCCATTTCCCGGGGCGGCCCATCATGCCCGGCGTTTTGATCGTCGAAGCCATGGCCCAGACCGCCTGCGTTCTTTTCTTGGAGAAGCCGGAGAACAAATCCAAGCTGGCCTTCTTCATGGGAATCGACAAAGTGAAGTTCCGAAAACCCGTTGTTCCAGGGGACCAGTTGGAACTGAAGGTGGAGATCCTCCGGCCGGGGCGGGTTGGGAAAGCCAAGGGGGAGGCGTTCGTCGCGGGCGAACTGGTGACGGAGGCGGAATTCATGTTCGCCATCGTGGACAAAGAGGCGAAACCCTGA
- the lpxC gene encoding UDP-3-O-[3-hydroxymyristoyl] N-acetylglucosamine deacetylase, producing MKIFSTGEPQRTIAQEAVYKGIGLHTGNKCHLIFKPAPANHGVVFVRTDLPGRPSLPAHHRIVSSVIRGTTLSLDGEKNHEARVHTVEHVLSALYGLGIDNLVVEVNANEPPVADGSALPFWEVLLKAGLSELAEPRRFFQPDPLVYRAGETFYEVQPAEELILETIIDFKHPLIGEQRREFTLTRENYLNEIARARTFCFDYEVEALKRQGLAKGGSLSNAVVVGMDRIHNKEKSLRYPDEFVRHKTLDLIGDLFLLGLPLKARIKASRVGHGHNVNLVKQLAAQMAGEAAPVSEPIASTY from the coding sequence ATGAAAATATTTTCGACCGGAGAGCCCCAGCGCACCATCGCCCAGGAGGCCGTCTATAAAGGCATCGGGCTTCACACCGGAAACAAATGCCATCTCATTTTTAAACCCGCCCCGGCCAATCACGGCGTGGTGTTCGTGCGGACGGACCTCCCCGGCCGGCCGAGTTTGCCGGCCCACCACCGAATCGTCTCCAGCGTCATCCGAGGCACCACGCTGAGCCTCGATGGCGAAAAAAATCACGAGGCCCGGGTTCACACGGTGGAGCACGTGCTGTCCGCGCTCTACGGCTTGGGCATCGACAACCTGGTGGTGGAAGTGAACGCCAACGAGCCCCCGGTGGCCGACGGGAGCGCGCTTCCTTTTTGGGAGGTTTTGCTCAAGGCGGGCCTCTCGGAATTGGCGGAACCCCGGCGGTTTTTTCAACCGGACCCTTTGGTCTATCGGGCGGGGGAAACGTTTTACGAAGTCCAGCCGGCGGAGGAGCTGATTTTGGAAACCATCATCGATTTCAAACATCCTTTGATCGGCGAACAGAGGCGGGAATTCACGCTCACGCGGGAGAATTATCTCAACGAAATCGCCCGGGCCCGAACGTTTTGTTTCGACTACGAAGTGGAGGCGCTCAAACGCCAGGGGTTGGCCAAGGGCGGATCCTTGAGCAACGCCGTGGTGGTGGGGATGGACCGTATCCATAACAAAGAGAAGTCGCTCCGCTATCCCGACGAGTTCGTCCGCCACAAGACCCTGGACCTCATCGGCGATTTATTTCTATTGGGCCTCCCGCTCAAGGCGCGCATCAAAGCGTCCCGCGTGGGGCACGGGCACAACGTGAATTTGGTCAAACAGCTCGCCGCCCAAATGGCCGGCGAAGCCGCCCCCGTTTCGGAACCCATCGCTTCGACTTACTAA
- the lpxD gene encoding UDP-3-O-(3-hydroxymyristoyl)glucosamine N-acyltransferase yields MKLTLAEISEKVGGILRGDGSVVIRGAAGLGEAGPEDITFLANPKYRSQLATTKAGAVIVSPDVETEGRAAIALKNPSQGWAAVLDILDRERTRRPGGIHPTAVIAPTAKIGNNVTVGAHTVIEEGASVGDNTILYAQVYVGFDTAIGADCLVYPHVTFRERVTVGNRCVFQPGVVIGGDGFGFTPAGGRQLKIPQIGTVVIEDDVEVQANATIDRGGVGVTRIGRGTKIDNLVQLAHGVEIGENGLVAALTGVAGSTKIGKNVVLAAQVGVVGHISIGDNVVAAARSGISHDVKPNQVIWGTPAQPIQDEMKMLASIRRLPKLFEEIKNLRKKFL; encoded by the coding sequence ATGAAACTGACGCTGGCCGAAATTTCGGAAAAAGTGGGGGGGATCCTTCGCGGGGACGGCTCCGTGGTGATCCGCGGGGCGGCGGGGTTGGGAGAGGCGGGGCCGGAGGATATCACCTTTCTGGCGAACCCAAAGTACCGGTCCCAGCTCGCCACCACGAAGGCGGGAGCGGTGATCGTTTCTCCCGACGTGGAAACCGAGGGACGGGCGGCCATCGCGCTGAAGAATCCTTCCCAGGGGTGGGCGGCGGTTCTCGATATTTTGGACCGGGAACGAACGCGGCGGCCCGGGGGCATCCACCCCACGGCCGTGATTGCGCCCACGGCAAAGATCGGAAATAACGTCACAGTGGGCGCCCACACGGTCATCGAAGAGGGCGCTTCGGTGGGCGACAACACGATTTTATACGCCCAAGTTTATGTGGGCTTTGACACGGCCATCGGGGCGGACTGTCTGGTGTACCCCCACGTCACGTTCCGGGAACGGGTCACAGTGGGTAACCGTTGTGTTTTTCAACCCGGCGTTGTGATCGGCGGAGATGGTTTTGGGTTCACCCCGGCCGGGGGGCGGCAATTGAAAATCCCACAGATCGGGACGGTGGTTATCGAAGACGATGTGGAGGTCCAGGCCAACGCGACCATCGATCGCGGAGGGGTGGGGGTGACGCGGATCGGGCGGGGGACCAAGATCGACAACCTTGTCCAGCTGGCCCACGGCGTTGAAATCGGCGAGAACGGCTTGGTGGCCGCCTTGACGGGCGTGGCCGGATCGACGAAAATAGGAAAAAATGTGGTTTTAGCCGCCCAGGTGGGAGTGGTGGGGCACATTTCCATTGGAGACAACGTGGTGGCCGCGGCGCGGAGCGGCATTTCCCACGACGTGAAACCCAACCAGGTGATTTGGGGAACCCCGGCCCAACCCATTCAAGATGAGATGAAAATGTTGGCGTCCATTCGGCGACTGCCCAAACTTTTTGAGGAAATCAAGAACCTGAGGAAGAAATTCTTATGA
- a CDS encoding OmpH family outer membrane protein — protein MIGFGGGVFQFGPGGWGDGLFFRRISLGVGLLVAAGVVRGMEIPVRRGGASGSPVGYVDMDLIFREYPETKKAREEYRKEVTRYKGELAEKERALEDLKGEIEALKAPPISSTNTLLSSGTVTGEPPAVSTTPVSLAPPTPVASVSEAEGLAKRQDQLVKRQEEIEKARAEATLALRNFEARQSKQILGRLYKALVQLADERGISLVVDKSAILYGTNTVDLTEALSRRVRGLPDEEK, from the coding sequence TTGATCGGTTTCGGCGGCGGGGTGTTTCAGTTCGGCCCTGGCGGCTGGGGGGATGGTTTGTTTTTTCGGCGAATTTCTTTAGGGGTTGGACTTCTCGTGGCGGCGGGAGTCGTGCGGGGGATGGAGATCCCTGTGCGGCGGGGAGGGGCGTCGGGCTCGCCGGTGGGCTACGTGGACATGGATCTCATTTTTCGGGAATACCCGGAGACGAAAAAGGCTCGGGAGGAATACCGGAAAGAGGTGACCCGTTACAAAGGGGAACTGGCTGAAAAAGAGCGGGCCCTGGAGGATCTGAAGGGCGAAATTGAGGCGTTAAAGGCCCCCCCCATTTCGTCGACAAACACACTCCTTTCGTCCGGAACTGTAACGGGTGAGCCGCCGGCCGTGAGCACGACGCCCGTGAGCCTGGCGCCTCCGACCCCGGTGGCTTCCGTGTCTGAAGCGGAAGGCTTGGCGAAACGCCAAGACCAACTGGTTAAACGCCAGGAGGAGATCGAAAAGGCCCGGGCGGAGGCGACGCTCGCCTTGCGAAATTTTGAGGCGCGGCAATCGAAACAGATTTTGGGCCGTTTGTATAAAGCCCTGGTTCAGCTGGCGGACGAGAGGGGCATCAGCCTGGTGGTGGACAAGTCCGCCATTCTCTACGGCACCAACACCGTGGACCTGACCGAGGCCCTGAGCCGCCGGGTCCGCGGTCTTCCGGACGAGGAGAAGTAA
- a CDS encoding serpin family protein: MRKKIPAGLLVLYAGTVLGADPLPQDLVKGNTQFALDLYAKLGVGAGNVFFSPYSLSAALAMTSAGARGETLTEINTVFHFPPVGPHAGFHRLDGALGGTDRPYELNIANRIWLRKGAAFQPEFLKTLADDYGAGAELLDFGQAPEPSRLTINHWVSDRTKTKIPELLPEGTIDSITQTVLTNAVYFKGTWEKAFEKTDTQPTPFHGSDGTTFPVDLMRQTSRFPYAEDEWVQALEMPYRGGDLSLVVLLPKEGKTLGDVEKRLNPGQLETWVAGLQNHEVEVFFPKFTSRFRRNLPPDLKSLGIRRAFDPDRADFSGVRPLRPDEPIFISHVFHEAFLQVDEEGTEATAATAVVMGVGAAAPSSLLFELTVHSFILSATALRERFFSWGASWGRGEALETENQNPDTSPCPSLRRRGRKGKDRMSPPNRRQFFSSVVDTPPAFW; this comes from the coding sequence ATGCGAAAAAAGATTCCGGCAGGTCTCCTGGTCCTTTATGCAGGTACGGTCTTGGGAGCGGATCCTCTTCCTCAAGATCTGGTGAAAGGGAACACCCAATTCGCGCTGGACCTCTACGCAAAATTGGGCGTCGGGGCGGGAAACGTTTTCTTTTCGCCCTACAGTCTTTCCGCCGCCTTGGCCATGACCTCCGCAGGGGCGCGTGGCGAAACGTTGACGGAAATCAACACCGTCTTTCATTTCCCCCCCGTCGGGCCCCACGCGGGCTTCCATCGGCTGGACGGCGCCTTGGGTGGAACGGACCGACCCTACGAACTAAACATTGCCAACCGGATCTGGTTGCGGAAAGGCGCGGCTTTTCAACCGGAATTCCTTAAAACCCTCGCCGACGATTACGGGGCGGGGGCGGAACTTCTTGATTTTGGCCAGGCGCCGGAACCTTCCAGGTTGACGATCAATCACTGGGTGTCCGACCGGACAAAAACCAAGATTCCCGAACTTTTGCCTGAAGGGACCATCGATTCGATCACACAGACTGTCCTTACCAACGCTGTCTATTTCAAAGGAACCTGGGAAAAGGCGTTTGAAAAGACCGACACCCAACCAACGCCATTTCATGGATCGGATGGAACGACGTTTCCGGTTGATTTGATGCGTCAAACCTCGCGGTTCCCCTACGCGGAAGACGAGTGGGTTCAAGCGCTGGAGATGCCCTATCGAGGGGGCGATCTTTCGTTGGTGGTCCTCCTCCCGAAAGAAGGCAAGACGTTAGGGGACGTGGAGAAACGACTGAACCCCGGCCAACTGGAAACGTGGGTGGCGGGTCTTCAAAACCACGAAGTCGAGGTGTTTTTTCCGAAATTTACCAGCCGTTTTCGACGGAACCTTCCCCCCGACCTTAAGTCCCTTGGAATTCGGCGGGCCTTTGACCCCGATCGAGCCGATTTTTCCGGCGTTCGACCCCTTCGCCCCGATGAACCTATTTTCATCAGCCATGTCTTTCACGAGGCCTTCCTTCAGGTGGACGAGGAGGGAACAGAGGCCACGGCGGCCACGGCGGTCGTGATGGGGGTGGGAGCCGCGGCCCCTTCCTCTCTTCTCTTCGAGCTGACCGTCCATTCCTTTATTTTATCCGCCACCGCTCTTCGGGAACGATTCTTTTCCTGGGGCGCTTCGTGGGGCCGGGGTGAAGCGTTAGAAACCGAAAACCAGAATCCTGATACCTCCCCTTGCCCCTCCTTGCGAAGGAGGGGGAGAAAAGGCAAAGACCGCATGTCTCCTCCGAATAGGCGGCAATTTTTTTCCTCTGTCGTAGACACTCCCCCGGCGTTCTGGTAA